The following are encoded in a window of Haloarcula halophila genomic DNA:
- a CDS encoding peroxiredoxin, with the protein MLEPGADAPAVSATNQHGETVTPDFSTPTVVYFYPKDDTRGCTVEANEFQAALPQFREGGISVYGVSMDDVESHAAFAESEGLLFDLLADPAGEVAAAFGVDTSAGHTGRHTFVLADDEVVAVYDSVDPNGHAQDVLTDVRNEFVRGG; encoded by the coding sequence ATGCTCGAACCCGGAGCCGACGCACCGGCAGTCAGCGCGACGAACCAACACGGAGAGACAGTTACCCCCGACTTCTCGACGCCGACGGTCGTCTACTTCTATCCCAAAGACGACACGCGGGGCTGTACCGTCGAGGCCAACGAGTTCCAGGCCGCGTTGCCGCAGTTTCGGGAGGGCGGAATCAGCGTCTACGGCGTCTCGATGGACGACGTCGAGAGCCACGCCGCGTTCGCCGAGAGCGAAGGACTGTTGTTCGATCTGCTTGCGGACCCCGCTGGCGAGGTCGCCGCTGCCTTCGGCGTCGACACGAGCGCGGGTCACACCGGCCGGCACACGTTCGTCCTCGCCGACGACGAGGTGGTAGCGGTCTACGATTCCGTCGACCCGAACGGCCACGCCCAAGACGTCCTGACCGACGTCCGCAACGAGTTCGTCCGCGGTGGCTGA
- a CDS encoding adenylate kinase yields MSNPRLLILGPPGAGKGTQSANLAEEYGIEHITTGDALRANKDMDISEMDTEYDTPRAYMEAGDLVPDAVVNAIVDEALSQADGFVLDGYPRNLEQAEELSGMTALDVILSLEVDREELVDRLTGRRICDDCGANYHVEFSPPETEGVCDDCGGELIQREDDNEESVRNRLDVFQDNTAPVIDHYEDHDGFVTIDGEGTPDEVWAAISDAVDARVE; encoded by the coding sequence ATGTCGAACCCTCGACTGCTGATCCTGGGGCCACCCGGCGCCGGGAAAGGCACGCAGAGCGCGAACCTCGCCGAGGAGTACGGGATCGAGCACATCACGACCGGCGACGCGCTCCGGGCGAACAAGGACATGGACATCAGCGAGATGGACACGGAGTACGACACGCCGCGTGCGTACATGGAGGCCGGCGACCTCGTTCCCGACGCCGTCGTCAACGCTATCGTCGACGAGGCACTCTCCCAGGCCGACGGGTTCGTCCTGGACGGCTACCCACGGAACCTCGAACAGGCGGAGGAACTGTCGGGGATGACTGCTCTCGACGTGATCCTCAGTCTCGAAGTCGACCGCGAGGAACTGGTCGATCGGCTGACCGGCCGCCGGATCTGTGACGACTGTGGCGCGAACTACCACGTCGAGTTCAGCCCGCCCGAGACCGAGGGCGTCTGCGACGACTGTGGTGGCGAGTTGATCCAGCGCGAGGACGACAACGAGGAGTCCGTTCGGAACCGGCTCGATGTCTTCCAGGACAACACCGCACCGGTCATCGACCACTACGAGGACCACGACGGCTTCGTCACCATTGACGGCGAGGGGACGCCCGACGAGGTCTGGGCCGCGATCAGTGACGCCGTCGACGCACGCGTAGAGTAA
- a CDS encoding beta-ribofuranosylaminobenzene 5'-phosphate synthase family protein has protein sequence MPTVTTGARLHFGFQNLALAHERLYGGVGLALAEPLLVVEAEPAAELRCDDEAARPYVERVVDVLDVPGAAVSVTERFPRHVGLGSGTQLSLAALIAVARAHDLTADARSYAPALGRGGRSGIGVATFLQGGFVVDGGHPTERFTAEPPAEGDWEVPPVLARHDVPADWRFLLVVPDVEHGRSGASEDRSMRDAVERADPGIADEISTLLTRQLLPAIATRDRRAFGAAAARLGRLNGAWYADEQGGVYRPPAGELVERLNDVPAITGAGQSSWGPTVWGLTTVDEQQTARRAGQDALASAGVEGTVRVVAPRNTGADLTE, from the coding sequence ATGCCGACGGTCACGACCGGCGCGCGACTCCACTTCGGGTTCCAGAACCTCGCGCTGGCACACGAACGACTCTACGGTGGTGTCGGACTCGCGCTGGCGGAGCCGCTGCTCGTCGTCGAGGCCGAGCCTGCCGCTGAACTCCGGTGTGACGACGAGGCTGCGCGGCCGTACGTCGAGCGTGTGGTCGACGTACTGGACGTGCCCGGCGCGGCGGTGTCGGTCACCGAGCGGTTCCCGCGCCACGTCGGACTCGGGAGCGGAACGCAGCTCTCGCTGGCGGCGCTGATCGCCGTCGCCCGTGCTCACGATCTGACCGCCGACGCACGGAGCTACGCGCCGGCACTGGGTCGTGGAGGACGAAGCGGCATCGGCGTCGCAACCTTCCTCCAGGGTGGGTTCGTCGTCGACGGGGGCCACCCGACCGAGCGGTTCACCGCCGAACCGCCAGCCGAGGGCGACTGGGAGGTCCCGCCGGTGTTGGCCCGCCACGACGTTCCAGCCGACTGGCGGTTCCTCCTCGTCGTGCCGGACGTCGAGCACGGACGCAGCGGCGCGTCGGAGGACCGGAGTATGCGCGACGCTGTCGAGCGTGCCGATCCCGGGATCGCAGACGAGATCTCGACGCTACTGACTCGACAGCTCCTCCCCGCGATCGCCACACGGGACCGGCGCGCGTTCGGGGCTGCCGCGGCCCGTCTGGGCCGGCTCAACGGGGCCTGGTACGCCGACGAGCAAGGTGGCGTCTACCGTCCGCCGGCGGGCGAACTCGTCGAGCGGTTGAACGACGTGCCGGCGATCACCGGTGCCGGCCAGTCGTCGTGGGGACCGACCGTCTGGGGACTCACCACAGTCGACGAACAGCAGACGGCGCGCAGAGCGGGCCAGGACGCGTTGGCGTCCGCGGGTGTCGAGGGGACGGTTCGGGTCGTCGCCCCGCGAAACACCGGGGCCGACCTCACCGAGTGA
- a CDS encoding cation:proton antiporter translates to MSGALTLLGPVITIVALGVAAQVLADRLEVPSVLFLILAGIAVGPEGVGYWLPVAAQTLLGSETPAWIAAIDPIVTRESFGDALPAIVSFSVAIIVFEGAFHLRIERLRQAPRETIRLVTIGAAISLLATAAVVYAVLGASWPIALLIGALLVATGPTVITPIMNVIAVRERVSSTLETEGVVNDVVAAILAVVTFEYIVLADSGLLRFIREFAFRLGVGVLVGCAVAVLVWYLLSRTELTAENAPQNARLIVLVAALVMYGLADAVVAEAGIAAVAAGGLVLGNVDLSYREEIEQFKGDVTLLVLAFVFITLASLLSIGDLLSLGLGGIVVVLAVMAVIRPVAVALCTVGDRFTLAERIFIGAIGPRGIIPASVATLFALELQPTNPEAATTLVGTVFLVIFATVVVEGGFARHIAEALDVIPMRVIIIGGGRVGTALAERLEDRGEDIVIVDNDEQAVEAAREAGFAAKLGDGGDKDVLRAAGAENAKVVACATSTDDVNLLIAQLATTTFDVETVVSRVNDPGNIDAFEALDVEPIQTGMSVAWSMDNVIERPAISKWMTELDRMGDVQEVEISRDELDGMTVAALTDELPDDCHLALISRDGDNHMPHRDDQVYLGDHATFIGRTEAVREAIDYCAA, encoded by the coding sequence ATGAGCGGGGCTCTCACGCTCTTGGGGCCGGTCATCACCATCGTCGCACTGGGGGTCGCTGCACAGGTACTGGCCGATCGCCTGGAAGTGCCGAGCGTCCTCTTTCTGATCCTCGCGGGAATCGCCGTCGGTCCCGAGGGCGTCGGCTACTGGCTCCCGGTGGCCGCCCAGACGCTGCTGGGGTCGGAGACACCGGCGTGGATCGCGGCGATCGATCCGATCGTCACCCGAGAGTCGTTCGGCGACGCCCTGCCGGCGATCGTGAGTTTCAGCGTCGCGATCATCGTCTTCGAGGGCGCCTTTCACCTCCGGATCGAACGGCTCCGACAGGCTCCAAGGGAGACGATCCGGCTTGTCACTATCGGGGCAGCGATCTCGTTGCTCGCGACGGCAGCCGTCGTCTACGCCGTCCTCGGCGCTTCCTGGCCGATCGCACTGCTGATCGGCGCGTTGCTGGTCGCGACTGGACCGACCGTGATCACGCCGATCATGAACGTCATCGCGGTCCGGGAGCGGGTATCCTCGACGCTTGAAACGGAAGGTGTCGTCAACGATGTCGTGGCGGCGATCCTCGCGGTCGTCACGTTCGAATATATCGTACTGGCAGACAGTGGCCTTCTGCGATTCATCCGGGAGTTCGCGTTCCGTCTCGGCGTCGGCGTCCTCGTCGGCTGTGCAGTCGCCGTCCTCGTGTGGTATCTGCTCAGCCGCACCGAACTCACCGCCGAGAACGCCCCGCAGAACGCCCGCTTGATCGTCCTCGTCGCGGCCCTCGTGATGTACGGGCTCGCGGACGCGGTGGTCGCGGAGGCCGGGATCGCCGCCGTCGCGGCCGGTGGACTGGTCCTGGGGAACGTCGATCTGTCCTACCGCGAGGAGATCGAACAGTTCAAAGGCGACGTGACGCTGCTGGTGCTGGCGTTCGTCTTCATCACGCTCGCCTCGCTGCTCTCGATCGGTGACCTCCTCTCGCTGGGGCTGGGGGGAATCGTCGTGGTCCTCGCCGTGATGGCCGTCATCAGGCCCGTCGCGGTCGCGCTGTGTACGGTCGGCGACCGGTTTACGCTCGCCGAGCGGATCTTTATCGGGGCGATCGGTCCGCGTGGGATTATCCCCGCCAGTGTGGCGACGCTGTTCGCCCTAGAACTGCAACCGACGAACCCCGAGGCTGCGACGACACTGGTCGGGACGGTCTTTCTGGTCATTTTCGCGACCGTCGTCGTCGAAGGCGGGTTCGCCCGCCACATCGCCGAAGCACTCGACGTGATCCCAATGCGTGTCATCATCATCGGTGGTGGGCGTGTCGGTACCGCGCTCGCCGAACGACTGGAGGACAGGGGCGAAGATATCGTTATCGTCGATAACGACGAACAGGCGGTCGAAGCCGCCAGAGAAGCGGGTTTCGCCGCGAAGCTCGGCGACGGCGGGGACAAGGACGTCCTCCGGGCAGCCGGCGCCGAGAACGCGAAGGTCGTCGCCTGTGCGACCAGCACCGACGACGTGAACCTCCTGATCGCACAGCTGGCGACGACCACCTTCGACGTCGAGACGGTCGTCTCCCGGGTAAACGATCCGGGTAACATCGACGCCTTCGAGGCGCTGGACGTCGAACCGATCCAGACCGGCATGTCCGTCGCGTGGTCGATGGACAACGTCATCGAGCGGCCGGCTATCTCGAAGTGGATGACGGAACTCGATCGGATGGGCGACGTCCAGGAGGTCGAGATCAGCCGCGACGAACTCGACGGGATGACCGTCGCAGCCCTGACCGACGAACTCCCCGACGACTGCCACCTCGCGTTGATCAGCCGGGACGGCGACAACCACATGCCACACCGCGACGACCAGGTGTATCTGGGCGACCACGCGACCTTTATCGGTCGGACTGAAGCAGTTCGTGAAGCTATCGACTACTGTGCGGCGTGA
- a CDS encoding DUF106 domain-containing protein: MARTAPKVERLAEDGEALTDALQEVLTVAEEKGTVTWSDVSDEMTSGEWGRLIESGLLIDADGEGFVVEDPDGVREALEESDAVPEEEDDDGGWTTWDKLAGLATLGMFAGYSLNSVRNAIGGVLDIALGPLADILPFYVVILVLAVITGANSTILQDNLMDMSGMEQHQEKMQDIQERRKKAKERDDQEALDRLEEEQMEMMGDQLGMFKKQFRPMVWIMVINIPIFLWLYWMVFGPGLTLEAPVAVFPIYGEVEAWRQGVVGPMQAWIVWYFLCSLSFTQVIRKALNVQTSPGAG; encoded by the coding sequence ATGGCACGCACCGCGCCGAAGGTAGAACGACTGGCCGAGGACGGCGAGGCTCTGACCGACGCCCTCCAGGAAGTCCTCACTGTCGCCGAGGAGAAGGGGACGGTCACCTGGAGTGACGTCAGCGACGAGATGACAAGCGGTGAGTGGGGCCGTCTGATCGAGTCCGGCTTGCTCATCGACGCCGACGGCGAGGGGTTCGTCGTCGAGGACCCGGACGGGGTCCGGGAGGCACTCGAAGAGTCCGACGCCGTCCCCGAGGAGGAGGACGACGACGGGGGCTGGACCACCTGGGACAAACTCGCCGGCCTCGCGACGCTCGGAATGTTCGCCGGTTACTCGCTGAACTCCGTCCGGAACGCCATCGGTGGCGTCCTAGACATCGCCCTGGGTCCACTCGCAGACATCCTCCCGTTCTACGTCGTCATCCTCGTCTTGGCGGTCATCACGGGTGCGAACTCGACGATCCTGCAGGACAACCTGATGGACATGTCCGGGATGGAGCAACACCAGGAGAAGATGCAGGACATCCAGGAACGCCGGAAGAAGGCCAAAGAGCGGGACGACCAGGAAGCGCTGGACCGTCTCGAAGAGGAACAGATGGAGATGATGGGCGACCAGCTCGGGATGTTCAAGAAGCAGTTCCGCCCCATGGTGTGGATCATGGTCATCAACATCCCCATCTTCCTGTGGCTCTACTGGATGGTCTTCGGCCCCGGTCTGACCCTGGAGGCACCAGTGGCAGTGTTCCCCATCTACGGGGAGGTCGAGGCCTGGCGACAGGGCGTCGTCGGCCCGATGCAGGCCTGGATCGTCTGGTACTTCCTGTGTTCGCTGTCGTTCACCCAGGTCATCCGAAAGGCGCTGAACGTCCAGACCTCGCCCGGCGCCGGGTGA
- a CDS encoding mechanosensitive ion channel family protein — MTAADELVNSTDRSVSGVPLQASRPAEPLLPELSAKIAGVIGAIEPTVTVVFAVFVPLFALFVLGPWVGNRVVAVTRRIDLGEAIMETPLGGAFVSSSEVHELLSGIVTALFVLIGLVVSLSLLEFNRMVEWAIAGARYVPSLFGGVVILLVGFVVAGYVSRSIKDTEVVGETDFAPPLALAGRAVVYFTAVSLALDAFGYSTAILNTMVQAVAIGLGLGVAIALGIGFGLGSQEYVAERIGGWVEDG; from the coding sequence GTGACAGCAGCTGACGAACTGGTGAACAGTACCGATCGATCGGTCTCGGGCGTCCCGTTGCAGGCGTCACGACCGGCCGAACCGCTTCTCCCGGAATTAAGCGCCAAAATCGCGGGCGTCATCGGTGCCATAGAGCCGACCGTTACTGTCGTGTTTGCCGTCTTCGTCCCGCTGTTCGCTCTGTTCGTTCTCGGACCGTGGGTCGGTAACCGGGTCGTGGCCGTCACGCGACGCATCGACCTCGGGGAGGCGATCATGGAGACACCACTGGGCGGGGCGTTCGTCTCCTCTAGTGAGGTACACGAACTCCTCTCGGGGATCGTCACCGCGCTGTTCGTGCTCATCGGGCTCGTGGTATCGCTGAGTCTATTGGAGTTCAACCGGATGGTCGAGTGGGCTATCGCCGGTGCGCGGTACGTCCCGTCACTGTTCGGTGGCGTGGTGATCCTGTTGGTCGGATTCGTCGTCGCCGGCTACGTCTCTCGCTCGATAAAGGACACCGAGGTCGTCGGCGAGACCGATTTCGCGCCCCCGCTCGCACTGGCTGGACGCGCCGTCGTCTACTTCACCGCAGTGTCGCTCGCGCTGGACGCGTTCGGATACAGTACGGCCATCCTGAACACGATGGTACAGGCAGTCGCGATCGGACTCGGGTTAGGTGTGGCCATAGCCCTTGGCATCGGGTTCGGTCTCGGCAGTCAGGAGTACGTCGCCGAGCGGATCGGCGGCTGGGTCGAAGACGGGTAA
- a CDS encoding sensor histidine kinase, which translates to MGDCEKRSVLLVAGNGVDAEAARATFAESSVSATVLTTLTDLFDRLTTEVYHCLVLPEHVDGQAGVDIARGVTKLFPDLPVVLVGVDPTTVPDEIGATALDVTTVRDPSVEAAVRAALDSAAPSVAGREPSPMETLLLSLFNEMPDHLYAKDEAARHVMMGRGFNQPTDRIGLTDLEVGELVDEHSKAAYRDEMAVLDGETDRIEVEEFLGLSAEYVLTKKVPWYDADDNIRGLVGLTQDITTRKTRERDLRRQHERMVKVALLAAHKFRNELQIAHGRLELLDCDAEELDHIEASLARISAVVDTVVSLSTQETEIVDQEPVWLSRLSREVWDTLAESQAQLRIESDARLVADQESAGLLMQFLFQNALEHVGPSVTVTVGATPDGFFIADDGPGVDVEPPERVFDAGYTTVEGNTGFGLYIARTIAENHGWEIELSEVADGGIRFDIVNVELHE; encoded by the coding sequence ATGGGGGACTGCGAGAAACGATCGGTTCTGCTGGTCGCTGGGAACGGTGTCGACGCCGAGGCGGCTCGGGCGACGTTCGCCGAATCGTCCGTCTCGGCCACTGTCTTGACCACGCTCACCGACTTGTTCGACAGGCTGACAACCGAAGTGTACCACTGTCTGGTCCTCCCCGAACACGTCGACGGGCAGGCAGGGGTCGACATCGCACGCGGCGTAACGAAACTGTTCCCCGATCTCCCGGTGGTCCTCGTCGGCGTCGATCCGACGACGGTGCCCGACGAAATCGGCGCGACCGCGCTCGATGTCACAACTGTTCGCGACCCGTCGGTCGAGGCCGCAGTTCGAGCCGCGCTCGACAGCGCTGCACCGTCGGTCGCCGGTCGGGAGCCGTCGCCGATGGAGACACTGTTGCTCTCGCTGTTCAACGAGATGCCCGATCACCTCTACGCGAAAGACGAGGCGGCCAGACACGTCATGATGGGGCGTGGGTTCAACCAGCCGACCGACCGGATCGGGCTCACGGATCTCGAAGTCGGTGAACTGGTCGACGAACACAGTAAAGCGGCCTACCGTGACGAGATGGCTGTCCTCGACGGTGAGACCGACCGGATCGAGGTCGAGGAGTTCCTCGGCCTGAGTGCCGAGTACGTCCTCACGAAGAAGGTCCCCTGGTACGACGCCGACGATAACATTCGGGGACTGGTCGGGCTCACCCAGGATATCACCACCCGGAAGACACGTGAACGTGACCTGCGCCGCCAACACGAGCGGATGGTGAAAGTCGCACTCCTGGCTGCCCACAAGTTCCGGAACGAACTCCAGATCGCGCACGGACGCCTCGAACTCCTCGACTGTGATGCCGAGGAACTCGACCACATCGAGGCGTCACTCGCCCGCATCTCGGCTGTCGTCGACACCGTTGTCTCCCTCTCGACACAGGAGACCGAAATCGTCGACCAGGAGCCGGTGTGGCTCTCCCGGCTCAGCCGCGAGGTCTGGGACACCCTCGCCGAGAGTCAGGCCCAACTCCGGATCGAAAGCGATGCTCGCCTCGTCGCGGACCAGGAGTCCGCCGGGCTGCTCATGCAGTTTCTCTTCCAGAACGCACTGGAACACGTCGGTCCGTCGGTCACCGTTACCGTCGGAGCGACACCGGACGGGTTCTTCATCGCGGACGACGGGCCAGGTGTCGACGTCGAGCCGCCGGAACGGGTGTTCGACGCCGGCTACACGACTGTCGAGGGCAACACCGGATTCGGGCTCTATATCGCCCGAACGATCGCCGAGAACCACGGCTGGGAGATCGAACTCTCGGAGGTTGCCGACGGTGGGATACGCTTCGACATCGTGAACGTCGAGCTTCACGAGTGA
- a CDS encoding RNA-guided pseudouridylation complex pseudouridine synthase subunit Cbf5 produces MTLRGPPEDRPLDTLRSFGVVNLDKPPGPSAHQVAAWVRDATGQDRVAHGGTLDPKVTGCLPVLLGDAARAARVFDDAVKEYVAVLELHATAPADFETVVAEFETEIYQKPPRKSAVKRQLRSRQIHALDVLERGDRRALLRVRCESGTYIRKLCHDIGLALGTGAHMGDLRRTATGRFDDTALVTMHDLVDALAFADEGDETALREAIQPAERALVDLPRVTIAPSAAHEIADGAPVYAPGVIDTEPAPVGGNRPEQDALVACCTPDGAVVCLGTLTGDPDADSGVVVTLERVLV; encoded by the coding sequence ATGACGCTCCGTGGCCCACCCGAGGACCGTCCTCTCGATACCCTCCGCTCGTTCGGCGTCGTCAATCTCGACAAACCGCCCGGTCCGTCGGCCCACCAAGTCGCCGCGTGGGTCCGGGACGCGACGGGACAGGACCGGGTGGCCCACGGTGGCACCCTCGACCCGAAGGTCACGGGCTGTCTCCCAGTGTTGCTCGGGGACGCCGCCCGCGCCGCCCGTGTCTTCGACGACGCGGTCAAGGAGTACGTCGCCGTGCTGGAACTCCACGCGACTGCTCCCGCGGATTTCGAGACGGTCGTCGCCGAGTTCGAGACCGAGATCTACCAGAAACCGCCCCGCAAGAGCGCCGTCAAACGCCAGCTCCGGAGCCGGCAGATCCACGCGCTGGACGTCCTCGAACGCGGCGACCGGCGTGCACTACTGAGAGTCCGCTGTGAGTCGGGCACTTACATCCGGAAGCTCTGTCACGATATCGGGCTGGCGCTGGGGACCGGCGCGCACATGGGCGACCTGCGCCGGACGGCGACCGGACGCTTCGACGATACGGCCCTCGTGACGATGCACGACCTCGTCGACGCGCTCGCCTTTGCCGACGAGGGCGACGAGACGGCGCTTCGCGAGGCCATCCAGCCGGCCGAGCGCGCGCTCGTCGACCTTCCCCGGGTGACGATCGCCCCCAGTGCCGCCCACGAGATCGCCGACGGCGCACCGGTCTACGCGCCCGGTGTCATCGACACGGAGCCGGCACCAGTCGGTGGGAACCGGCCCGAACAGGACGCGCTCGTCGCTTGTTGTACCCCCGACGGTGCTGTGGTCTGTCTGGGAACCCTCACCGGCGATCCCGACGCTGACTCCGGAGTCGTCGTCACGCTCGAACGCGTTCTGGTCTGA
- the cmk gene encoding (d)CMP kinase, producing MLITVSGPAGSGKSTLARSLADALDYDHVSGGDIFRSLAEERGMTPLELNKAAEEDDQIDRDLDRRLRDIAKERDDLVLESRLAGWMAGEYADIKLWLTAPLDVRADRIAQRENKPFDQARTETRERGASEAQRYSDYYDIDFDDLSIYDLSVNTARWDPQGVLSVTLHAVESYSTDGDEGKAPIEDIRYEF from the coding sequence ATGTTGATCACCGTCTCCGGCCCAGCCGGGAGCGGCAAGAGCACGCTCGCGAGGAGTCTTGCCGACGCCTTGGACTACGACCACGTCAGCGGCGGCGACATCTTCCGGTCGCTCGCCGAGGAACGCGGGATGACACCGCTGGAACTGAACAAAGCCGCCGAAGAAGACGACCAGATCGACCGTGATCTGGACCGTCGGCTCCGGGATATCGCCAAGGAACGGGACGACCTAGTCCTGGAGTCCCGTCTCGCGGGATGGATGGCCGGCGAGTACGCCGACATCAAGCTCTGGCTCACTGCGCCGCTGGACGTTCGCGCCGACCGCATCGCACAGCGGGAGAACAAACCGTTCGACCAGGCCCGCACGGAGACCAGAGAACGCGGGGCCAGCGAGGCCCAACGCTACAGCGACTACTACGACATCGACTTCGACGACCTCTCGATCTACGACCTGTCGGTCAACACGGCCCGCTGGGACCCACAGGGCGTGTTGAGCGTCACGCTTCATGCCGTCGAGTCCTACAGCACCGACGGAGACGAGGGGAAAGCCCCCATCGAAGACATCCGCTACGAGTTCTGA
- the ilvD gene encoding dihydroxy-acid dehydratase: MSQQEHYEKPEKNPDLRSNEVTEGPEHAPHRAMFRAMGYDDEDLASPMIGLANPAADITPCNVHLDDVADAAYDGIDDAGGMPIEFGTITISDAISMGTEGMKASLISREMIADSVELVSFGERMDGLVTIGGCDKNMPGMMMASIRTDLPSVFLYGGSIMPGEHDGREITIQNVFEGVGAVAEGEMSEAELDEMERNACPGAGSCGGMFTANTMASISEALGFAPLGSASPPAEHESRYEEAQRAGELAVEVVQEQRRPSDFLSRESFENAIALQVAVGGSTNAVLHLLALAAEAGVDLDIETFNEISKRTPKIADLQPGGERVMNDLHEVGGVPVVLNALYEADLLHGDALTVTGNTMGEELEAYDPPAIEELDADYLYTVDEPKNEQGAIRILTGNLAPDGAVIKITGEDHLHHEGPVRVFDEEENAMQYVQEGHVESGDAIVIRNEGPQGGPGMREMLGVTSAVAGQGHSEDVALLTDGRFSGATRGFSIGHVAPEAYVGGPIAALEDGDQITIDIDNLELSIDLTDEEIEQRLDDHDPEPPYDNGVLAKYCRDFGSAANGAVTNPGVKWD, from the coding sequence ATGAGCCAGCAGGAACACTACGAGAAACCGGAGAAAAACCCCGACCTCCGGAGCAACGAAGTCACCGAAGGGCCGGAACACGCCCCCCATCGGGCGATGTTCCGCGCGATGGGCTACGACGACGAGGACCTGGCCTCCCCGATGATCGGCCTGGCAAACCCCGCGGCGGACATCACGCCGTGTAACGTCCACTTAGACGACGTGGCCGACGCTGCCTACGACGGCATCGACGACGCCGGCGGGATGCCAATCGAGTTCGGGACCATCACCATCTCCGACGCCATCTCGATGGGGACCGAGGGGATGAAGGCCTCGCTCATCTCCCGGGAGATGATCGCCGACTCCGTCGAACTGGTCTCCTTCGGCGAGCGCATGGACGGGCTGGTCACCATCGGCGGCTGTGACAAGAACATGCCGGGGATGATGATGGCCTCTATCCGGACGGACCTCCCCAGTGTCTTCCTCTACGGCGGGTCGATCATGCCCGGCGAACACGACGGCCGCGAGATCACCATCCAGAACGTCTTCGAGGGCGTCGGCGCCGTCGCCGAGGGCGAGATGAGCGAGGCCGAACTCGACGAGATGGAGCGCAACGCCTGTCCCGGGGCCGGCTCCTGTGGCGGGATGTTCACCGCCAACACGATGGCCTCGATCTCGGAGGCGCTCGGGTTCGCCCCGCTTGGCAGTGCCAGTCCGCCGGCCGAACACGAGTCCCGCTACGAGGAGGCCCAGCGGGCGGGCGAACTCGCCGTCGAGGTCGTCCAGGAACAGCGCCGTCCCTCCGATTTCCTCTCGCGTGAGTCCTTCGAGAACGCCATCGCGCTGCAGGTCGCCGTCGGTGGATCGACCAACGCCGTGCTCCACCTGCTCGCGCTGGCCGCCGAGGCCGGCGTCGACCTCGACATCGAGACGTTCAACGAGATCAGCAAGCGCACGCCCAAGATCGCCGACCTCCAGCCCGGCGGCGAGCGGGTGATGAACGACCTCCACGAGGTCGGTGGCGTCCCGGTGGTCCTGAACGCACTGTACGAGGCCGATCTCCTGCACGGCGACGCACTGACGGTTACCGGCAACACCATGGGCGAGGAACTGGAGGCCTACGACCCGCCGGCGATCGAGGAGCTAGACGCCGACTACCTCTACACCGTCGACGAACCCAAAAACGAGCAGGGCGCCATCCGCATCCTCACCGGTAACCTCGCGCCAGACGGCGCCGTCATCAAGATCACCGGCGAAGACCACCTCCACCACGAAGGTCCAGTCCGGGTCTTCGACGAGGAGGAGAACGCCATGCAGTACGTCCAGGAGGGCCACGTCGAGTCCGGTGACGCCATCGTCATCCGCAACGAGGGTCCCCAGGGCGGCCCCGGGATGCGCGAGATGCTCGGCGTCACCTCCGCCGTCGCCGGCCAGGGCCACTCCGAGGACGTAGCCCTGTTGACCGACGGCCGCTTCTCCGGCGCGACGCGGGGCTTCTCGATCGGTCACGTCGCCCCCGAGGCCTACGTCGGTGGTCCGATCGCCGCCCTGGAGGACGGCGATCAGATCACGATCGATATCGACAACCTCGAACTGTCGATCGATCTCACCGACGAAGAGATCGAACAGCGCCTCGACGACCACGACCCCGAACCCCCCTACGACAACGGCGTGCTGGCGAAGTACTGCCGGGACTTCGGTTCTGCGGCCAACGGCGCCGTGACCAACCCCGGAGTGAAGTGGGACTGA